A window of the Tunturibacter empetritectus genome harbors these coding sequences:
- a CDS encoding STAS domain-containing protein — protein sequence MILEAELDRADATTAIFRLTGRMTLGMRLREVESRITEVAGNGVRKLVLELSGVEFLDSAGLGLLMILYGKMKTHSGELRLVAPTGRVLEVLKLTCTDAILPIDPDLDAALAA from the coding sequence ATGATCCTCGAAGCCGAGTTGGACCGCGCCGATGCAACCACCGCCATCTTCCGTCTCACCGGACGCATGACCCTCGGCATGCGCCTGCGCGAAGTCGAATCTAGGATCACCGAAGTCGCCGGCAATGGAGTTCGTAAGCTCGTCCTCGAGCTCTCCGGAGTCGAATTCCTCGACAGCGCCGGCCTCGGGCTCCTCATGATCCTCTACGGCAAAATGAAGACCCACAGTGGCGAACTCCGTCTCGTCGCCCCCACCGGCCGCGTCCTTGAAGTCCTCAAGTTGACCTGCACCGACGCCATCCTTCCCATCGACCCGGATCTCGACGCCGCACTGGCAGCATGA